One Cellulosimicrobium protaetiae genomic region harbors:
- a CDS encoding ABC transporter permease: MSNTPNDAPQDGALENQIELLEVEGLSQGQIVRRRFFHHKGAVVALVVLIGIVLLAITSIGIGGWHGWYEYKASGQGSTYPLVNGGRPSAEHIFGQDEAGRDVFARVMQGTQTSLLVVLAVGVIATLAGVLVGALSGYYRGPTDSWLMRFTDLIITMPVIVIGAVLALLSGGSNALILGAFLGLVLWPPLARLVRGEFLSLREREFVDAARVAGASDRRIIFKHMLPNAVGVIIVNVTLLMSSAILLETALSYLGVGIQAPATSLGKLISDYQEAFATRPWLFWWPGLFIVAIALCVNFIGDGLRDAFDPRQKRIPSERKMARAQRVARPKATAPTPGTTGEAGAS; encoded by the coding sequence ATGAGCAACACACCGAACGACGCGCCGCAGGACGGCGCGCTCGAGAACCAGATCGAGCTGCTCGAGGTCGAGGGGCTGTCGCAGGGCCAGATCGTCCGCCGGCGCTTCTTCCACCACAAGGGCGCGGTCGTCGCGCTCGTCGTCCTCATCGGCATCGTGCTGCTCGCCATCACGTCGATCGGCATCGGCGGCTGGCACGGGTGGTACGAGTACAAGGCCTCCGGCCAGGGCTCCACGTACCCGCTCGTCAACGGCGGCCGACCGTCAGCCGAGCACATCTTCGGCCAGGACGAGGCGGGTCGCGACGTCTTCGCCCGCGTCATGCAGGGCACCCAGACCTCGCTCCTCGTCGTGCTCGCCGTCGGCGTCATCGCGACGCTCGCCGGCGTGCTCGTCGGAGCGCTCTCGGGCTACTACCGCGGCCCGACCGACTCGTGGCTCATGCGCTTCACCGACCTCATCATCACGATGCCGGTCATCGTCATCGGCGCCGTGCTCGCCCTGCTGTCCGGGGGCAGCAACGCCCTCATCCTGGGGGCGTTCCTCGGGCTCGTGCTGTGGCCCCCGCTCGCGCGCCTCGTGCGCGGTGAGTTCCTCTCGCTGCGCGAGCGGGAGTTCGTCGACGCCGCGCGCGTCGCCGGAGCGAGCGACCGGCGGATCATCTTCAAGCACATGCTGCCGAACGCGGTGGGCGTGATCATCGTCAACGTGACCCTGCTCATGAGCTCGGCGATCCTGCTCGAGACGGCGCTCAGCTACCTCGGTGTCGGCATCCAGGCGCCCGCGACGTCGCTCGGCAAGCTCATCAGCGACTACCAGGAGGCGTTCGCGACGCGTCCGTGGCTGTTCTGGTGGCCGGGTCTGTTCATCGTCGCGATCGCGCTGTGCGTCAACTTCATCGGCGACGGCCTGCGCGACGCGTTCGACCCGCGGCAGAAGCGGATCCCGTCGGAGCGCAAGATGGCGCGCGCGCAGCGCGTCGCGCGTCCGAAGGCGACCGCCCCCACGCCGGGCACGACCGGTGAGGCCGGGGCGAGCTGA
- a CDS encoding ABC transporter permease, whose product MFSFISRRVLAGLATLLVSTFAMFLLVSAAIRPYIFMDLEASTSPNKQQLIDQRTLDLDLDTNVVIRYFKWLGDFVTGDLGTAWRSGQSVSNLLQGAVISTIQLVAAATVLAVIFGVMVGIVSALRQYSTFDYLTIFVSFVLYSLPAFWVAVLLKQWGAIGFNDFLRDPNLSILAIAVAGVAIGLLWSLAFGGTLRRRLAVFGLGFAATAVALLYLQLSGWWEEPNLGPVIIAVTGAALAFAITALVSGLKNRRALYASLTTVVVGVVVYFPIQSVLRQVDNWLLVLVLAVVTVAVGIGIGYAWGGPDKGVSARAAAITAFLVGSMIFVDRVMQFWPAYLAAPAINNRPIPTIGNSTPNLGGNFWVQVLDQYTHLLLPTIALVLIQFAGYTRYSRASMLEVMSQDYIRTARAKGLPERTVVMRHGFRNTLIPLATIVPIDVITLLGGAIITEKVFARPGMGLLFLNSLTGGEIDPVMAYLVIVAALAIIANIVADLIYAALDPRIRVNA is encoded by the coding sequence ATGTTCTCCTTCATCTCGCGGCGTGTGCTGGCAGGGTTGGCGACCCTCCTCGTGTCCACGTTCGCGATGTTCCTGCTCGTCAGCGCCGCGATCCGGCCGTACATCTTCATGGACCTCGAGGCGAGCACGAGTCCCAACAAGCAGCAGCTCATCGATCAGCGCACGCTCGACCTCGACCTGGACACGAACGTCGTGATCCGCTACTTCAAGTGGCTCGGCGACTTCGTGACCGGCGACCTCGGGACGGCCTGGCGCAGTGGCCAGTCGGTCTCGAACCTGCTCCAGGGCGCCGTGATCTCGACCATCCAGCTCGTCGCCGCCGCAACCGTCCTCGCCGTGATCTTCGGCGTCATGGTCGGCATCGTCAGCGCGCTGCGGCAGTACAGCACGTTCGACTACCTGACGATCTTCGTCTCGTTCGTGCTCTACTCCCTCCCGGCCTTCTGGGTCGCCGTCCTGCTCAAGCAGTGGGGCGCGATCGGCTTCAACGACTTCCTGCGCGACCCGAACCTGTCGATCCTCGCGATCGCGGTCGCCGGCGTGGCGATCGGCCTGCTGTGGTCGCTCGCCTTCGGAGGCACCCTGCGCCGCCGGCTCGCCGTCTTCGGCCTGGGCTTCGCCGCGACCGCCGTCGCGCTGCTCTACCTGCAGCTCTCCGGCTGGTGGGAGGAGCCGAACCTCGGCCCGGTCATCATCGCCGTCACGGGTGCCGCGCTCGCCTTCGCGATCACCGCGCTCGTCTCCGGCCTGAAGAACCGCCGCGCGCTCTACGCGTCCCTGACGACCGTCGTCGTCGGCGTCGTCGTCTACTTCCCGATCCAGTCCGTGCTCCGCCAGGTCGACAACTGGCTGCTCGTGCTCGTCCTCGCCGTCGTCACCGTCGCCGTCGGCATCGGGATCGGGTACGCGTGGGGCGGCCCCGACAAGGGCGTGTCCGCACGCGCGGCCGCGATCACCGCGTTCCTCGTCGGCTCGATGATCTTCGTCGACCGCGTGATGCAGTTCTGGCCCGCCTACCTCGCGGCGCCGGCGATCAACAACCGGCCCATCCCGACGATCGGCAACAGCACGCCCAACCTCGGCGGCAACTTCTGGGTCCAGGTCCTCGACCAGTACACCCACCTGCTCCTGCCGACGATCGCGCTCGTGCTCATCCAGTTCGCCGGGTACACGCGCTACTCGCGCGCGAGCATGCTCGAGGTCATGAGCCAGGACTACATCCGCACGGCCCGGGCCAAGGGCCTGCCGGAGCGGACGGTCGTCATGCGGCACGGCTTCCGCAACACGCTCATCCCGCTCGCGACGATCGTCCCGATCGACGTCATCACCCTCCTGGGCGGCGCGATCATCACGGAGAAGGTCTTCGCCAGACCCGGTATGGGCCTGCTCTTCCTGAACTCCCTCACGGGCGGCGAGATCGACCCCGTCATGGCGTACCTCGTCATCGTCGCGGCCCTCGCCATCATCGCCAACATCGTGGCTGACCTCATCTACGCAGCCCTCGACCCGCGGATCCGGGTGAACGCATGA
- a CDS encoding ABC transporter family substrate-binding protein, translating into MKIRRTSAALAVTVTGALLFSACSGTSGDGETDGEDAGINTESAVTVAWEAPLNELNLSSSNGNATQNAVINYMLNSGFSYYDADLNIVKDESFGTYEKLSDDPLTVKYTFGDDTKWSDGTPVDATEILLDWAGQSGKFNNVEAETDEEGNVTNQDALDAGVYFDGSDPGIALISQTPEISDDNKSITVVYDKPFGDWELSWTNEFVPAHVVGQKALGIEDPEEAKAAVRDAIANNDSAALSEISKFWNSGFEFTTLPEDPALYVSNGAYTLEEYEENQYLTLKANPDFQGTNKGSVDTITVRYIDDPMAQVQALENGEVDLIGPQASADVRTALEALDGVETHSGIEGTYEHVDLVFQNGGPFDPVTYGGDVEKAKAVRQAFLLTIPRQTIVDNLIKPLNPDAEVRNSNILIPGSPNYDQMVAENGSDFYPPAGDIEKAKQILADAGVAAPINVRFAYNNENTRRVNELALITDTAAQAGFTIVDTGRPAAEWGTLLATGQTEYDASLFGWQSTSTAVTESDANFRWAPNRGVNNYGLYNNPAVDAALDKLQVSTDPEEQFQLQLEVEKNLWADGFGVTIFQFPAIQGWNESLKGVESITISPTIFHGFWNWTFEG; encoded by the coding sequence TTGAAGATCAGGCGCACGAGTGCCGCCCTCGCGGTGACGGTCACCGGAGCACTGCTGTTCTCGGCGTGCAGCGGCACGTCGGGTGACGGCGAGACCGACGGCGAGGACGCGGGCATCAACACCGAGTCCGCGGTCACCGTCGCGTGGGAGGCCCCGCTGAACGAGCTGAACCTCAGCTCGTCGAACGGCAACGCGACCCAGAACGCCGTCATCAACTACATGCTCAACTCGGGCTTCAGCTACTACGACGCCGACCTGAACATCGTCAAGGACGAGTCGTTCGGCACGTACGAGAAGCTCTCGGACGACCCGCTGACGGTGAAGTACACGTTCGGCGACGACACCAAGTGGTCGGACGGCACCCCGGTCGACGCGACGGAGATCCTGCTGGACTGGGCCGGCCAGTCGGGCAAGTTCAACAACGTCGAGGCCGAGACCGACGAGGAGGGCAACGTCACGAACCAGGACGCCCTGGACGCGGGCGTCTACTTCGACGGTTCGGACCCGGGCATCGCGCTCATCTCGCAGACGCCGGAGATCTCGGACGACAACAAGTCCATCACGGTCGTCTACGACAAGCCGTTCGGTGACTGGGAGCTCAGCTGGACGAACGAGTTCGTCCCGGCGCACGTCGTGGGCCAGAAGGCGCTCGGGATCGAGGACCCGGAGGAGGCGAAGGCCGCCGTCCGCGACGCGATCGCGAACAACGACTCCGCCGCGCTGTCGGAGATCTCGAAGTTCTGGAACTCCGGGTTCGAGTTCACGACCCTCCCCGAGGACCCGGCGCTCTACGTCTCCAACGGCGCGTACACGCTCGAGGAGTACGAGGAGAACCAGTACCTCACGCTCAAGGCGAACCCGGACTTCCAGGGCACGAACAAGGGCTCGGTCGACACCATCACGGTCCGCTACATCGACGACCCGATGGCCCAGGTCCAGGCGCTCGAGAACGGTGAGGTCGACCTCATCGGCCCGCAGGCGTCCGCGGACGTCCGCACCGCGCTCGAGGCGCTCGACGGTGTCGAGACCCACTCGGGCATCGAGGGCACGTACGAGCACGTCGACCTGGTCTTCCAGAACGGTGGTCCGTTCGACCCGGTGACCTACGGTGGTGACGTGGAGAAGGCCAAGGCCGTGCGCCAGGCGTTCCTCCTGACGATCCCGCGCCAGACGATCGTCGACAACCTCATCAAGCCGCTCAACCCGGACGCCGAGGTGCGCAACTCGAACATCCTCATCCCGGGCTCGCCGAACTACGACCAGATGGTCGCGGAGAACGGCTCGGACTTCTACCCGCCGGCCGGTGACATCGAGAAGGCGAAGCAGATCCTCGCCGACGCGGGCGTCGCGGCGCCGATCAACGTGCGCTTCGCGTACAACAACGAGAACACGCGCCGCGTGAACGAGCTCGCGCTCATCACGGACACCGCCGCGCAGGCCGGCTTCACGATCGTCGACACGGGCCGCCCCGCGGCCGAGTGGGGCACCCTGCTCGCGACCGGTCAGACCGAGTACGACGCGTCGCTGTTCGGCTGGCAGTCGACCTCGACGGCCGTCACCGAGTCGGACGCGAACTTCCGCTGGGCGCCGAACCGTGGTGTCAACAACTACGGCCTGTACAACAACCCCGCCGTGGACGCCGCGCTCGACAAGCTCCAGGTCTCGACCGACCCCGAGGAGCAGTTCCAGCTCCAGCTCGAGGTCGAGAAGAACCTCTGGGCTGACGGCTTCGGCGTGACGATCTTCCAGTTCCCCGCCATCCAGGGCTGGAACGAGAGCCTGAAGGGCGTCGAGTCGATCACGATCAGCCCGACGATCTTCCACGGGTTCTGGAACTGGACGTTCGAGGGCTGA
- the ychF gene encoding redox-regulated ATPase YchF: MALTIGIVGLPNVGKSTLFNALTRNQVLAANYPFATIDPNVGVVSLPDPRLDKLAEIFGSQRILPATVSFVDIAGIVKGASEGEGLGNKFLANIREADAICQVTRAFADPDVVRVEGSTDAEGDIETISTELILADLQTLEKTVPRLEKEVKIKKGDAALLDAAQKAQAILEAGTTLFQGAAAAGLDLADVASLQLLTAKPFIYVFNTDDAGLVDDDLQDRLRALVAPAQAIFLDAKFESELVELEPDEAKEMLAESGQDEAGLDQLARVGFDTLGLQTYLTAGPKEARAWTIRKGWTAPQAAGVIHTDFERGFIKAEVVSFEDLVETGSVAAARAAGKARVEGKDYVMADGDVVEFRFNV, from the coding sequence GTGGCACTCACTATCGGCATCGTCGGCCTGCCCAACGTCGGCAAGTCCACCCTGTTCAACGCCCTGACGCGCAACCAGGTCCTCGCGGCGAACTACCCGTTCGCGACGATCGACCCGAACGTCGGCGTCGTCTCGCTCCCCGACCCGCGGCTCGACAAGCTCGCCGAGATCTTCGGCAGCCAGCGCATCCTGCCCGCGACCGTGTCGTTCGTCGACATCGCCGGGATCGTCAAGGGCGCCAGCGAGGGGGAGGGGCTCGGCAACAAGTTCCTCGCGAACATCCGCGAGGCCGACGCGATCTGCCAGGTGACCCGCGCGTTCGCCGACCCGGACGTCGTCCGCGTCGAGGGTTCGACGGACGCCGAGGGCGACATCGAGACCATCAGCACCGAGCTGATCCTCGCCGACCTCCAGACTCTCGAGAAGACGGTTCCTCGCCTCGAGAAGGAGGTGAAGATCAAGAAGGGCGACGCCGCCCTCCTCGACGCCGCCCAGAAGGCGCAGGCGATCCTCGAGGCCGGCACGACGCTCTTCCAGGGCGCGGCCGCCGCCGGGCTCGACCTCGCCGACGTCGCGAGCCTCCAGCTCCTCACGGCCAAGCCGTTCATCTACGTGTTCAACACCGACGACGCCGGCCTCGTGGACGACGACCTGCAGGACCGCCTGCGCGCGCTCGTCGCGCCGGCCCAGGCGATCTTCCTCGACGCGAAGTTCGAGTCCGAGCTCGTCGAGCTCGAGCCCGACGAGGCGAAGGAGATGCTCGCCGAGTCGGGGCAGGACGAGGCCGGGCTGGACCAGCTCGCGCGCGTCGGCTTCGACACCCTCGGGCTCCAGACCTACCTCACCGCCGGCCCCAAGGAGGCTCGCGCATGGACCATCCGCAAGGGGTGGACCGCCCCGCAGGCGGCCGGGGTCATCCACACCGACTTCGAGCGCGGCTTCATCAAGGCCGAGGTCGTCTCGTTCGAGGACCTCGTCGAGACCGGCTCCGTCGCGGCCGCTCGTGCCGCGGGCAAGGCCCGCGTCGAGGGCAAGGACTACGTCATGGCCGACGGTGACGTCGTGGAGTTCCGCTTCAACGTCTGA
- a CDS encoding ABC transporter ATP-binding protein, with translation MVDPTPVPPLAQPGAPAHAPVPGAQAAPHPAAPPAPPDPTAALSLRGLWKRFGEKIAVAGIDLDVPAGSFYGLVGPNGAGKTTTLSMATGLLRPDAGSAHVHGTDLWADPAAGKRQLGVLPDGVRLFDRLTGAQLVTYAGLLRGMDRDTVAERTTELLAALDLAKDATTFVVDYSAGMTKKIALATALIHAPRTLVLDEPFEAVDPVSAANIRDILAGYVASGGTVVVSSHVMDLVQRMCDHVAVVAGGHVLAAGTVDAVRGDQSLEDRFVDLVGGRQSTEGLAWLRSS, from the coding sequence ATGGTCGATCCCACTCCCGTGCCGCCGCTCGCGCAGCCCGGCGCACCGGCGCACGCACCGGTGCCCGGCGCGCAGGCCGCGCCGCACCCCGCCGCCCCGCCCGCCCCCCCGGACCCCACCGCCGCGCTCTCCCTGCGCGGGCTCTGGAAGCGGTTCGGCGAGAAGATCGCCGTCGCCGGCATCGACCTCGACGTCCCCGCGGGCTCGTTCTACGGGCTCGTCGGCCCGAACGGCGCGGGCAAGACGACCACGCTCTCCATGGCCACCGGTCTCCTGCGGCCCGACGCCGGCTCCGCGCACGTGCACGGCACCGACCTGTGGGCGGACCCGGCGGCGGGCAAGCGGCAGCTCGGGGTCCTGCCCGACGGCGTGCGCCTCTTCGACCGGCTCACGGGCGCCCAGCTCGTCACGTACGCCGGGCTCCTGCGCGGCATGGACCGCGACACCGTGGCCGAGCGCACGACCGAGCTGCTCGCGGCCCTCGACCTCGCGAAGGACGCCACCACGTTCGTCGTCGACTACTCGGCGGGCATGACCAAGAAGATCGCCCTGGCGACCGCCCTCATCCACGCGCCCCGCACGCTCGTCCTCGACGAGCCGTTCGAGGCGGTGGACCCGGTCTCGGCCGCCAACATCCGCGACATCCTCGCGGGCTACGTGGCGAGCGGCGGGACGGTCGTCGTGTCGTCGCACGTCATGGACCTCGTGCAGCGCATGTGCGACCACGTCGCCGTGGTCGCGGGCGGGCACGTCCTCGCTGCGGGGACCGTCGACGCCGTGCGCGGCGACCAGAGCCTCGAGGACCGGTTCGTCGACCTCGTCGGCGGGCGGCAGAGCACGGAGGGCCTGGCGTGGTTGCGCAGTTCGTAA
- the rmuC gene encoding DNA recombination protein RmuC — MDTSGWLLFAVGLVLGLVGGAALVLGVRRASPDAAAAEVRRLTQLLGQAQQEAARGAGLAERLEAEREGFARQLAAAQRSADERLDLARAASEQQLADLQEAAARRVAEVQGDHRRLESQFEALSRKVLAAGTEQFLVQAEERLRRSHEHGAAELAKREDAVRHLVEPLAGALEKVRAEVAAAERARLEAHGSLAEQVRGVRDASDLLRAETSQLVTALRSSQVRGAWGELQLKRVVEAAGMLAHVDFVEQDQVATDDGALRPDMVVRLAGGKQVVVDAKVAFLGYLDAQAATDPRVRADRLAAHARHMRKHVDDLGAKRYWDQFGPAPEFVVMFVPAESFLSAAVEQDPSLLEHAVAKNVVIATPMTMVAMLRTIAYAWRQDALATNAQQVLTLGKELHGRLAVMGSHLAKLGRQLQNASDAYNRTVGSLETRVLVSARRFADLHVVDDALTTPPTVNPQLSAISAPELLASVNESVVAIDERPDDRDVSRPVGTSHGEASA; from the coding sequence ATGGACACCTCGGGATGGTTGCTCTTCGCGGTCGGCCTCGTGCTGGGGCTCGTGGGCGGCGCCGCGCTGGTGCTCGGCGTGCGGCGCGCCTCGCCCGACGCCGCGGCGGCCGAGGTGCGCCGCCTCACCCAGCTCCTGGGGCAGGCCCAGCAGGAGGCAGCGCGCGGCGCGGGACTCGCCGAGCGGCTGGAGGCCGAGCGCGAGGGCTTCGCGCGCCAGCTCGCCGCCGCCCAGCGCAGCGCGGACGAGCGTCTCGACCTCGCGCGCGCGGCGTCCGAGCAGCAGCTCGCCGACCTCCAGGAGGCCGCCGCACGACGCGTCGCCGAGGTGCAGGGCGACCACCGCCGGCTCGAGAGCCAGTTCGAGGCGCTCTCGCGCAAGGTCCTCGCCGCCGGGACGGAGCAGTTCCTCGTGCAGGCGGAGGAGCGGCTGCGGCGCAGCCACGAGCACGGTGCGGCCGAGCTCGCGAAGCGCGAGGACGCGGTGCGGCACCTCGTCGAGCCGCTCGCGGGCGCGCTCGAGAAGGTGCGGGCGGAGGTCGCCGCGGCGGAGCGCGCTCGGCTGGAGGCCCACGGGAGTCTCGCGGAGCAGGTCCGGGGCGTGCGCGACGCGTCCGACCTGCTGCGCGCCGAGACGTCGCAGCTCGTCACCGCGCTGCGGTCCTCGCAGGTGCGGGGCGCGTGGGGCGAGCTCCAGCTCAAGCGCGTCGTCGAGGCGGCCGGGATGCTCGCGCACGTCGACTTCGTCGAGCAGGACCAGGTCGCGACGGACGACGGCGCCCTGCGCCCGGACATGGTCGTGCGCCTCGCGGGCGGCAAGCAGGTCGTCGTCGACGCGAAGGTCGCGTTCCTCGGGTACCTCGACGCCCAGGCGGCGACCGACCCGCGCGTGCGGGCCGACCGGCTCGCCGCGCACGCCCGGCACATGCGCAAGCACGTCGACGACCTCGGCGCCAAGCGCTACTGGGACCAGTTCGGCCCCGCGCCCGAGTTCGTCGTCATGTTCGTGCCCGCGGAGTCGTTCCTGTCGGCCGCCGTCGAGCAGGACCCGTCGCTCCTCGAGCACGCCGTGGCGAAGAACGTCGTCATCGCGACGCCCATGACGATGGTCGCGATGCTGCGGACGATCGCGTACGCGTGGCGCCAGGACGCCCTCGCCACGAACGCGCAGCAGGTGCTCACGCTCGGCAAGGAGCTGCACGGCCGCCTCGCGGTCATGGGGTCGCACCTCGCGAAGCTCGGGAGGCAGCTCCAGAACGCCTCCGACGCCTACAACCGCACCGTGGGTTCGCTCGAGACGCGCGTGCTCGTCAGCGCACGCCGGTTCGCGGACCTGCACGTCGTGGACGACGCGCTCACGACCCCGCCGACGGTCAACCCGCAGCTCAGCGCGATCAGCGCACCCGAGCTCCTCGCGTCGGTCAACGAGTCCGTGGTGGCGATCGACGAGCGACCCGACGACCGGGACGTCTCCCGACCCGTGGGCACGAGCCACGGCGAGGCGAGCGCCTGA
- a CDS encoding 4-hydroxy-3-methylbut-2-enyl diphosphate reductase, with protein sequence MAAPQGAAPRKRVLLAAPRGYCAGVDRAVVAVEKALEHYGAPVYVRKEIVHNKFVVETLSERGAIFVDETDEVPEGARVVFSAHGVSPAVKAAAAARNLDTIDATCPLVTKVHKEAVRFAKDDYDILLIGHTGHEEVEGTAGEAPDHVQVVDSPDHVDDVVVRDPDKVVWISQTTLSVDETMETVRRLREKFPTLQDPPSDDICYATQNRQVAVKKLAPDADVVIVVGSANSSNSVRLVEVALQAGAGTSYRVDRAKEIDPSWLDGATTVGVTSGASVPEILVDDVLAYLAERGFGEVEEVRTATEDLMFSLPRELRADLKASGTGGGRPARGGRTSLSVQPV encoded by the coding sequence GTGGCAGCCCCGCAGGGCGCCGCGCCCCGCAAGCGCGTCCTGCTCGCGGCGCCGCGCGGCTACTGCGCGGGCGTGGACCGAGCCGTCGTCGCGGTCGAGAAGGCGCTCGAGCACTACGGCGCGCCCGTGTACGTGCGCAAGGAGATCGTGCACAACAAGTTCGTCGTCGAGACGCTGAGCGAGCGCGGCGCGATCTTCGTGGACGAGACCGACGAGGTGCCCGAGGGCGCGCGCGTCGTGTTCTCGGCGCACGGCGTCTCGCCCGCGGTCAAGGCCGCCGCGGCGGCGCGCAACCTCGACACGATCGACGCCACGTGCCCCCTCGTCACCAAGGTGCACAAGGAGGCCGTGCGCTTCGCCAAGGACGACTACGACATCCTCCTCATCGGCCACACGGGGCACGAGGAGGTCGAGGGCACGGCGGGCGAGGCGCCCGACCACGTCCAGGTCGTCGACTCGCCCGACCACGTCGACGACGTCGTGGTCCGCGACCCCGACAAGGTCGTGTGGATCTCGCAGACCACGCTCTCCGTCGACGAGACCATGGAGACGGTCCGCCGGCTGCGCGAGAAGTTCCCGACGCTCCAGGACCCGCCGAGCGACGACATCTGCTACGCGACGCAGAACCGTCAGGTCGCGGTGAAGAAGCTCGCTCCCGACGCGGACGTCGTCATCGTCGTCGGCTCGGCGAACTCCTCGAACTCGGTGCGCCTCGTCGAGGTCGCGCTCCAGGCGGGGGCCGGGACGTCGTACCGCGTCGACCGCGCGAAGGAGATCGACCCGTCGTGGCTCGACGGCGCGACGACCGTCGGGGTGACCTCGGGCGCCTCGGTGCCGGAGATCCTCGTCGACGACGTCCTGGCGTACCTCGCGGAGCGCGGCTTCGGCGAGGTGGAGGAGGTCCGCACCGCGACGGAGGACCTCATGTTCTCGCTGCCGCGCGAGCTGCGGGCGGACCTCAAGGCGTCCGGGACCGGCGGCGGACGTCCGGCCCGCGGCGGGCGGACCTCGCTCTCGGTGCAGCCCGTCTGA
- a CDS encoding polysaccharide deacetylase family protein, which yields MADDLDPTDPDPSPDAADPSPAAEPAHPADPGDPGDPGDPGKPAGRGRRRLWWWLVPGVAVVVAGAVVLAATVEHDRWVASVEDYHVDVARTQRDAEAARAEAVAAYVPRLATLVVAEVVGDAVLTGSEGQVEDPAVRDPLAAALPDAATLVGTPVEYPVEVRTVESLTRPNPFYPRSLPERRFEVVTGSVPSPEALDDAAGALAAATQDVATAWQQWAYDGLEDAVTEGRPVLTESAGLVSDEAHRAALDAALAAATPTLDAGVGGAPVADAVAQRDAVLVATEAVWADRLALTQQQRREVGRAQGVDCTVARCVALTFDDGPGTDTERLLQILAEKHVSATFFLVGSNVEKRPEVVRDTAAAGHLLANHTWDHPQLTTLADDEVRSELERTQDAITAASGTTPTLLRPPYGDVDDRVGSIATRTGLQVVLWNLDTLDWKTKDAAETRRRAVEGARSGSNVLMHDIHASTVDAVPGIIDDLRAQGYLLVTVDLLAP from the coding sequence ATGGCCGACGACCTCGACCCGACCGACCCCGACCCCTCCCCCGACGCGGCCGACCCGAGCCCGGCGGCGGAGCCCGCCCATCCCGCCGACCCGGGCGACCCGGGCGACCCGGGCGACCCGGGCAAACCTGCCGGGCGGGGTCGGCGGCGTCTGTGGTGGTGGCTCGTGCCCGGCGTCGCCGTCGTGGTGGCGGGGGCCGTCGTCCTCGCCGCGACCGTGGAGCACGACCGATGGGTCGCGTCCGTCGAGGACTACCACGTCGACGTCGCACGGACGCAGCGGGACGCCGAGGCCGCCCGCGCCGAGGCGGTGGCGGCGTACGTGCCGCGCCTCGCGACGCTCGTCGTCGCCGAGGTCGTGGGCGACGCCGTGCTGACGGGGAGCGAGGGCCAGGTGGAGGACCCAGCCGTGCGCGACCCGCTGGCGGCAGCGCTGCCGGACGCGGCGACGCTCGTCGGGACGCCCGTCGAGTACCCGGTCGAGGTCCGCACGGTCGAGTCGCTCACGCGCCCGAACCCGTTCTACCCGCGGTCGCTTCCCGAGCGCCGGTTCGAGGTCGTCACGGGTTCCGTGCCGTCGCCCGAGGCTCTCGACGACGCGGCCGGGGCGCTCGCCGCGGCGACGCAGGACGTCGCGACGGCGTGGCAGCAGTGGGCGTACGACGGGCTCGAGGACGCCGTCACGGAAGGACGCCCGGTGCTCACCGAGTCTGCGGGGCTCGTCTCGGACGAGGCGCACCGCGCGGCGCTCGACGCGGCCCTCGCCGCCGCCACGCCGACGCTCGACGCCGGCGTGGGCGGCGCCCCGGTCGCCGACGCCGTGGCGCAGCGGGACGCCGTGCTCGTCGCCACCGAGGCGGTGTGGGCGGACCGTCTGGCACTCACGCAGCAGCAGCGGCGGGAGGTGGGGCGCGCGCAGGGCGTGGACTGCACGGTCGCCCGGTGCGTGGCCCTGACGTTCGACGACGGGCCCGGCACGGACACGGAGCGGCTCCTGCAGATCCTCGCGGAGAAGCACGTCTCGGCGACGTTCTTCCTCGTCGGGTCGAACGTCGAGAAGCGACCGGAGGTCGTCCGAGACACGGCCGCGGCCGGACACCTGCTCGCGAACCACACGTGGGACCACCCGCAGCTCACGACGCTGGCCGACGACGAGGTGCGCTCGGAGCTCGAGCGGACCCAGGACGCGATCACGGCGGCGTCCGGCACGACGCCGACGCTCCTGCGCCCCCCGTACGGCGACGTCGACGACCGCGTCGGCTCGATCGCGACGCGCACCGGGCTGCAGGTCGTGCTCTGGAACCTCGACACGCTCGACTGGAAGACGAAGGACGCCGCCGAGACGCGACGTCGCGCCGTCGAGGGCGCACGGTCGGGCAGCAACGTCCTCATGCACGACATCCACGCCTCGACCGTCGACGCCGTGCCCGGCATCATCGACGACCTCCGGGCGCAGGGGTACCTGCTCGTCACCGTCGACCTGCTCGCCCCGTGA